AACTCCTTTACGAGCACTTATTGAAGGAAGGAAGAACTGTACTTCTTACAGAAGAACCGGGTGGTACAGAAATAGGTCTCAAGATAAGATCTCTTCTTCTTGACAGGACCCATGAAGACATTCATCCACTTACAGAACTCTTTCTTTATAATGCCTCAAGGGTCCAGCATGTAATGGAAAAAATTAGACCCTTACTTAAAAAAGGATATACCGTAATATGTGACAGATTCATGGACTCAACCTTTGCATACCAGGGTTATGGAAGGGGTATTAATATGGAAATCATAAAGAGTCTTGACCAGATATCAAGACAGGGATTGAAACCTGATATTACCTTTCTTCTTGATATTGAACCGGAAGTTGGCCTTAAAAGGCATGCCTCAAGGGAACTTGACAGACTTGAAAAAGAATCCATTGAATTTCATAAGGCAGTAAGGAAGGGATATCTTGATATTGCGAGGAGTGAACCTGATAGAATTACAGTTATTCCTGCTGAAAGGTCAATAGATGAAATCCACGAGATGATTCTTGAGAAGATCAGAGCCTTTATGAATAACAGAAGATAATGCTTTATGCTTCTGCCTATTATTTAATATAAATTCCATGCTGTATGGCTTTTAGAGATATCATAGGTCAGAAAACACCTGTAAGGATACTTAAGGGTCTGCTCAGATCAGGCAGACTGCCCCACGCCTTTCTTTTCACAGGCGAACCAGGTATAGGTAAACTATTTACTGCAAAGACCTTTCTTAAAACCCTTATCTGTAAAAAGAGGGATGAAGATTTTAATTGCTGTGATAGCTGTAGAAGCTGCCGTTCAATAGATACCTTCTCTTTCCCCGATCTCCGCCTTATAAAACCGGAAAATGGCCAGATTAAAATTGAGACCATCAGGGAACTAAATGAATTTTTAAATATGAGTCCCTATGATTCACCTTTCAAGATGGTGCTCATAGATGAAGCGGATAGAATTAATATAAGCGCTGCCAACGCCTTTCTCAAAACCCTCGAAGAGCCACCAAGAGATGCTATTATCATACTTATCACTGAAAAACCAGAGGCTTTAGCGGATACAATCCGTTCACGCTGTGTTCGGATACCCTTTTCACCATTGAGTATCAATGAGACCATTGAGGTTATGAAAACACAGAGATCCTTTCCCGAACTCCAATCTCTGGATTCTGACCTCAGATTTCTCTATGAGGGCAGGCCCGGTATACTTTTTGATGATCAATTTAAAGGATATATAAAACTTTTTAAAAGACTTTTAGAAGAACTGGAAGGAGTACCTTCAGAAGGTAAAAAACAGGAAAATCTCACAAGGGAAGACATGACACAGGCTATAGAGATTGTACTTCTTTATCTGAGAAACAGACTGGTAGAGCTTGTAACTAAAGGATCCAATCTAACTTTGAGAGCAGCAGACATTCAAGGTATAATAGAAAGATATAGAAAGGTACTTTCGATCAGGGAACTAATCCAGTTTAATCTCAATGTAAAGATAACATGGAATTATATAAAGAGAGTGCTCAATCAGTGAACTATTTGAGAAGAGGCTGAGTTTAAGGAACAGGAGGATAGGAAAAGAATGAAGATAGTTGGTGTGAGATTTAAACCTTGCTCGAAAATATACAATTTTGATGCAGAAGGTTTTGATATAAAAAAAGGTGATGACGTGGTGGTTGAGACTGAGATGGGTTTATCCATCGGAAAGGTTATCCTCGGACCTAGGGATATTGATCCAGAGTTATTATCTGAAAAAGAACAGCCGATAAAAAAGATCATCAGGGTTGCTCAGCCAGAAGACCTTGAGCAGAGGGATAAAAACAGGGAACTTGAAAAGGAAGCTCATGATTTCTGTCTGGAGAGGATAAGGCACAGGGCCCTTCCTATGAAACTCATTTGCACTGAGTCAACCCTTGATAGAAAGAGGATAATATTCTATTTTACTGCTGATGGAAGGATAGACTTCAGGGAGTTGGTGAAGGATCTCGCTGCTAAATTCAAGACAAGGATAGAAATGAGGCAGATAGGTGTACGGGATGGTGCAAAGGCGCTTGGAGGTATTGGTGTCTGCGGATTGAAAGAGGTATGCTGCAGGACGTTCCTCGTTACCTTTGCACCCATATCTATAAAGATGGCAAAGAGACAGGAACTTGCCCTGAATCCAGGTAAGCTATCAGGTCTTTGTGGAAGACTTATGTGCTGTCTGAGTTATGAATATGAAGAGGGCATGGAAGACTCTGAAGAGTTTATGGTAATAGAGGAGAAGGAATGAAAAAAACAGATACTTTCTATGTTACAACACCCATTTATTATGTAAATGACATACCCCATATAGGCCATGCCTATACCACAGTTGCAGCTGATGTTCTTGCAAGATTCTGGAGGCTCATGGGCAAGAGAGTATTTTTCCTTACAGGTACTGATGAACACGGACAGAAGGTTGACCAGGCTGCAAGGGCAAAGGGTCGTTCGCCGAAGGAGCATGCTGATGAGATGGTTGTGAATTTTAAGACACTGTGGAAAGAGCTGAATATATCAAATGATGCATTTATAAGAACAACTGATAAGGAGCACATAAAAATTGTTCAGGAACTGCTTGATCGATTATGGAAAAAGGGAGAGATTGTTAAGAGGACATATACTGGAGCCTACTGTGTACCAGATGAAAGGTTCTGGACAGAGAAAGAGCTTATTGACGGAAAATGTCCTGATTGTGGAAGACCTGTGGAGTATATATCTGAGGATAATTATTTTTTTTTAATGAGCAGATATCATGAAAAACTGTTGAGATATATAGAAGACAATCCCTATTATATCCTTCCTGAGACCAGAAAAAATGAGGTGCTCGGTTTTTTGAAAAACCAACCACTAGGAGACCTCTGCATATCAAGGCCGAAATCCCGTCTGAGCTGGGGAATAGAACTTCCCTTTGATACCGATTATGTAACCTATGTATGGTTTGATGCTCTTGTAAATTATTATTCTGCAACAAGATACCTTGCCCCGCAGGGCATAGATTGGTGGCCTGCAGACCATCATCTGATTGGCAAGGATATATTGATGACCCATGCAGTTTACTGGTCAACCATGCTGATGGCACTTGAGCTCCCACTTCCTGGAAATATCTTTGCCCATGGCTGGTGGACAGTTGAGGGAAGGAAGATGTCAAAATCTCTTGGAAATGTTATTGATCCCTCTTTAGTTATAAAAGAATTTGGTGTTGACCAGTTTAGATATTTCATTCTGAGGGAAGTCCCCTTCGGGCTTGATGGAGATTTTTCAAGGGATGCAATGATACAGAGGATAAATACCGATCTGGCAAATGACCTCGGTAACCTTCTTCAGAGAACCCTTTCCATGATACTGAAGTATTTTAAAGGAGTAATCCCTGAGCCAGTGGAGACAGAGAGGGAGTTAAAGGATATTGCAGAAGAGACCCTGGGAAAAATAGAATTTAATCTGAGATATTTATCCTTTCAAAAAGCCCTTGAAGAGATATGGCAGATAGTCTCTGCTGTGAATAAATATATTGATTCATCCCAACCCTGGGCACTTGCAAAAGACCCATCTAAAAAGAAAAGACTCCAGACCGTTCTCTATAGTTCTGCAGAAGCTTTGAGGTTTTTAGGCTATTATCTTCTTGCCTTTATACCTGAGGCATCTACTAAGCTACTTGCTCAACTCGGAATTACTCCTTCTCCTAACCTCAAGGAAGAGGCAAAGTGGGGAAGGCTAAAACCTGGAACTGCTATTAAAAAGATTGAACCTCTTTTCCCCAGGATTCAGATTAACCCGTAGTCCTTCATAACCTTTTTCAGCTTCTCTTTATTTGTCTCTGACATTTCGCATAGCGGAAGTCTGAATTCTTCTGAAATCTTACCCATAATTGCAAGAGCAGTCTTTACCGGTATCGGATTTGTTTCAAGGAACATTGCCTGATTGAGAGGTTCAAGTTTGTAATGAAGTCTTCTTGCTTCATTTATGTCTCCCCTGAGCCATGCATTACAGAGTTCAGCCATATCCTTAGGTGCCACGTTTGCAGTAACTGATATTGCACCCTTACCTCCAAGACACAGCAAAGGCAAGGTGGTAAAATCATCACCTGAGATAACGGTTATCCTTTCACCGCAGAGCCTTATGAGCTCGCTTACCTGTTTCATATCACCTGTGGCTTCCTTGATTCCGATAATATTTTTTATCTCAGCAAGTCTCTGTACAGTCTGGGGAAGGAGATTCACTCCTGTTCTTCCGGGCACATTATAGAGAACTATTGGAAGACCTGTAGATTCAGCAACCTTTTTATAATGCCTGTAGAGACCTTCCTGTGTGGGTTTGTTGTAATAAGGTGTTACAAGAAGGGCAGCATCGGCACCGTATTCTTCTGCCTTCTTTGTGATCATGATGGTCTCATCTGTTGAATTCGCACCTGTTCCTGCAATAACAGGTATCCTCTTTTTTACCACCTCAACTGTAAATTTTATTACCCTGTAGTGTTCCTCATAATCAAGTGTTGCTGACTCTCCTGTAGTACCGCAAGGAACAATACCGTGAGTTCCTTCCTTTATGTGCCATTCAATAAGATCACCTAAAGATTTTTCGTCCACCCTACCATTTTTAAAAGGCGTAACTATTGCTACTATTGAGCCTTTGATTTCCATGTTAAACCTCCTGTAGTAAATTCTAGGGTCAGGCTTGAATTCAAAAGGTTTTCTGAACTAAGAGCTCATCAACTGACCCGCTCAATAGTTTAAGAGATTATTAGAAAGACTGTCAACTTTAAGTTTTCCGATTTTTTTGCCGATTTATAAAGAAATACTTAAAATTGACAAACCTTTAAAGAAGGTGTAAGCTTTATGTTAGAAAAATTTTGGTCCTGGAGGTGGTATGAGGCGGTTGGTATATTTAATTATATTTTTGTTTTTTATTCTTGGTCCATCTTTTTTTTATGGAGAGGAGACCTTGAAGATCGGTGTCTCTGCAATGATGGCACCGAAGGCAACTGTCAGATACTACAGCGGTATAATTGAGTACATTGGCAAAAAGACTGGAAAACCTGTGGAGATGATACAGCGCGAAACCTATGATGAGATGGATGATCTCCTAAGAAAAGGAAAGGTTAAGATTGCTTTTATATGTGTTGGTCCTTATATAAAGAATAAAGAAGAATTCGGAGTGGAGCTCCTTGTGGCACCTCAGTCCCATGGAAAAGCCTTTTATCAAGCCTATATAATAGTCCATAAGGACAGCCCCGTAAATTCTCTGAGTGACCTGAGAGGTAAGAGTTTTGCTTTTACCGATCCAAAATCAAATACAGGTCAGCTTGTACCTACGTTCATGATCGCAAAAAAATTTAATACAACTCCTGAAAAATTTTTTTCCCGTATAATCTACACAAATTCTCACGATAGATCTATAGAAGCTGTGGCAAAGAAGTTAGTTGATGGAGCATCTGTTAATAGTCTTATCTATGATTATGCTTCAAAGAAGAATCCTGTATATACTAGCCTTACAAAGATAATTGAGAAGTCACCACCCTATGGCCTTCCACCTCTTGTTGTTACAAAGGACTTTGATCCTGAACTAAGGGAAAAAATTAAGAACATATTACTAAATATGCATAATGATCCTGAAGGCAGGAAGGTGCTTGACGCAATAATGATTGATAGATTTATCATTCCCAAGGATAGTGATTATGATCCTGTAAGGGAAATGGAGAACTGGCTAAGGAAGCAGAAAAATAAAAATGATTAATTACAGACCACAGGGCTTCTTTTATTTTTCAGAAATCCATTGCTTTATACTTGACAAAAGATCTAATTTAATTTATGTTTAAGTAAATATGAAACAGGAGGTTAACATGAAAAAAATTCTAATTTTGTTTGTTATCGGAATGGTTACTTTTCTGTCATTTCCAGCCGGTCTGAAGGCTACAGAAATTAAATGGGTGGGATGCGATATATCTCTACATTCTTTTATGAATGCTGTAGCAAAGGAATATGAGAAAAAGACAGGTATAAAGGTTCTGTTAACCGAAGCCGGTGCAGTCAGAGGAATCAGAGATGTGGCTGCTGGTAAGGCAGATATGGGAGGTACCTGCAGACACAAATTATTAACAGAGGAAGAAAAGGGAGTAAAGCTTCAACCTGTTGCCTGGGATGCCATCGTGGTTATAACACATAAATCAAATCCTGTTAAGTCTCTTACACTTCAAGAGGTCAAGGATATTTTTTCAGGGAAAATAACTAACTGGAAAGAAGTCGGTGGTCCTGACCAGAAGATCAGGGTTTTAGATGTAGAAAAGGGAAAAATCTCAGGTGTGGGCAGGATGGCGAGGACTCTGGTATTTAAAAATCCTGAACAGGAATTTACTCCGGATGCTCAGTTATTTCCAACCTCTGGTCCCATGGAAAGGGCTGTAGAAAAAGAACCATGGACAATAGCCTTTACAGGTGTCAGCAGTGCTAAAAAGAGAGATGTTAAGATTATCGCAATTGAAAAAATTGAGCCTACTTATGAAAATATTGTAAGCGGTAAATATGCTCTGTACAGACCCCTCTATCTCGTATACAGACCCGATTCTCCAAAGGAAGTTTTAGATTTTGTTTCATTTGTTCTAAGTGATGAAGGACAGAATATAATCAAAAGAGAAGGAACAGTTCCGCTTAAGGAAGGAATGGGTTTATGGAAACTTTATAATGAACGCATGAAGGAAGCGAATATTGCGCCGGGAACATTTTAAAAGATATGAAACATGGCACTTAGCAGGCTTACTTATAAATTTCTTGCCGGAATAGTTATAACTCAGGTTCTAGTTTTTGTGGCAATTATTGTAAGCCTCACAGCTCGGCAGAAAAGTATATTGCTGGAACAGATAAAACAGAAAGGACAGAACCTGGTTCAGTTCATAGCAAATATCTCAACAGAGCCGGTGCTTGTTTATGACATTACTCGCCTGGAGGATTATGTTAATGATATTACCAGAAATGACCCCGGGATTATAATTGCTGAAATTTATGACAGGACGAATAAAGTTATAGCCGCTGCTGAAAGGAAGAAGAGAAAAGATGAAAATATAATTGAATTTGAAGCCTCTATTCTTTTCAATAATGACAAAATAGGAAAGGTTAAGTTAGGAATGTCTACATTGCCTGTTGACTATGTTTTAAAGAGAGCTCAGATAACCATATTAGCTGTATCTGTTGCAGGTATAGGTCTCCTGACGCTCCTTATATATTTTCTTTCAAATGGGTTAATTATAAAGCCTATCCTCTCAATGAAGGAGATTTCAGAAAAACTCGCCTCAGGAGACCTTTCAGCCAGGATAGACATTAAGAGCAATGATGAGATAGGAAGCCTTGCTGGAGCAATAAACCAGGTGGCAGTCAGTCTTAGGGAGATAATCAGCGGAGCGAAGGCACTTGCAGATAAGGGCTCAAAGATTTCAGAGGAGGTAGGGCTTTCAGCAATGAAGGTACTTAGCGGAGCCCAGAAGCAACAGACAAATCTGGATGAGGTTGCCCTGTCAATAGAAGGAATAGACAACTCAGCATCAGAGGTAGCCATGGGAGCAGACAGCCTTGCAGCTTCCTCAGAACAGGCATCCTCAGCAATAGCAGAAATGGCAAGTGCAATCCAGAGGATAGCAGAGAGTGCCCAGCAGTTCAGCTTAGAGGCATCATCTGCAGCCTCTTCAGTGGAGGAGCTTGTGGCATCCATAAAAGAGATATCGGAGAGTCTTGAGACAGTAAGTGCCTCGACAGAGGAGACAGCCTCAACAGTAACGGAGATAAACACGACATTAAAAGAGGTAGAGCAGTCAGCAACAGAATCAGCGAGGCTTGCAGAAAAGGTTACAATGGAGGCTGAGACAAAGGGAATCAGGGCAGCAGAAGAGGCGATAAAGGGTATAGATGGTATAAGGGAATCAGTGGTAGCATTATCAGAGGTGATAGGAAGGCTTGGAAGGCGTTCAGAGGAGATAGGGAAGATAATAAATGTAATAGATGAGGTTGCAGGACAGACGAGCCTTCTTGCCCTTAATGCAGCCATACTTGCAGCCCAGGCAGGGGAGCATGGAAAGGGGTTCTCTGTGGTAGCAGACCAGATAAAGGCACTTGCAGAAAGGACAGGTCAATCAACAAAGGAGATAGCAGGCCTAATAAAGGCAGTACAGGAGGAGACAAAGGCATCGGTGGAGATGGTAGAGAGGGGGCTCAGGAAGGTAGAAGAAGGTGTGAGGCTTGTAGGAGCAATGAATGAGGCTTTAAGAACAATAAGTGAGAGCTCAAGGCAATCAACAGAGAAGGCAAAAGTTATACAGAGGGCAATGGCAGAGCAGGCAGGTGCAATAAAACAGATAACAGAAACAATAAGGAACATAAATGAACAGATAGAACACATCTCAAGGGCAACAAAGGAACAGACAAGGGGAAGCAGGCTCATAATAGAGACAGTGGAAAAGATAAGAGAACTGAGCCAGCATGTAAAAAAGGCAACAGAAGAGCAGAGCAAGGGAAGCAACCAGATAAGAGAGGCGGTTGGGAATGTAACCCATCAGGCAGAAGAGATAGCAAAGGCTACAGCAATGCAGAGGGACAAGACACGCCAGATGGTACATGCAGCAGAGGAGATAAAGAAAGTCTCTCTTGAGACAGTAAGACTTGCAGAGGAGATGAACAGAACAGTAAGGAGCCTTGATGAGCTCACAAAATCCCTTGTCAGAGAAATGGAAAGGTTCAGGATAGGATAAGAGAATTTATAGAAAAATTCTTGACTTATAAATGAGAATACAGTATTTTATAATTAACCAATGTTCAGAAATTGGTTAATTATAAATTTATTTATTTTTACAATTCTTTCTGCCTGCGGGGGAGGTGAGGAGTATAAGGAGAGAGGTTTTCCCTCACAGGCATCCTCTTCAGAATGTCTCAAATGTCATGGAACGGATATTGAAGATACCCATTATGATAATCCGGCTTCTGCACCAATTGAAGGATATGTCCTCGACTTTGAAAATCTTGATAGGAATGCGGACAATAATTTCTGGTCTCCAGAAGGAATGGGCTATGTATTAAAAACAGGCACGAATGCCTGCTATGCATCCTGCCATGATTATCATAACACTGATATGAAAATAGAAAGACAGTTTTTTAGGTCAGACCATTCAGATATAACAAAAAAGGCCTTTACATTAGACTTTAGTTCTCCCTCACAGGGTTTCTGTCTTCGTTGCCATTCAGGTATAGGTTATGCAAGTTATGTGGATACAAGTAATTCAATATATCCAGACTGGAATGCACCATCCACTGACATAGCAGCTCATCATCTTACATGCAATTCCTGCCACGATGCTCAGGGTTATCCGTCAAAGGATAATAAAAGGCTGAGAAAGTCAGGTGATGTAAGACTTGTTAGCGGTTCAGGAAATACTATTGTTTATGATGCGGTAATAAAAGGTGCAGGACCCTCAGCCACATGTATTACATGCCATCAGGCAAGAGAAAGCGGATGGAGTCTTTATAAAGCTATTACGTATAAAGGAGCGGATCCCTATGATGATAATGATCATACAATCAATGAACAGGTATTTTTGAGCCCTCATCATTATTTAGCAGGAGCTATGCTTTTCAGCCTAAAGGGGTTTGAATTTAAAGGCTTCATGCTGGGTAAAAACTTTTCAGGTAAGTACTCATCAGGTATATTCCAGCATCAGGTGCTTTCCTGTACTGGCTGCCATATGGCAGACTCAGGTTCTGAGGATCTTGGTGGTCATACCTTTAACCTTGAACATAGAAATAAAAAACATTTAGATCTTTGCAAACAGTGCCATCCAGGGATTTCCGATTTTAATGTCTATGGAAGAAAGGAAATTCTTGAACAATTAAAAAATAAAATTATTACGGAACTATCAGGCCGTGGTATTTATTATAACCCCAAAAAAGAACCTTATTTTTTCACTACAAATGATCCAGATTTACAGGGTTCTGACATAAATTATTGGGTTACAGATTGGAAGGAAAGTGAGCTTATAGCTGCCTTTAATCTCCATTTTGTCAACAGGGAACCTGGTGCCCATGTTCACAACTTCCCGTACGCAGCTCAAATTCTCTATGACTCATGTATTGCCCTTGGAATAACACCACCTATTCCGAGACCATCAAGAAATGATAGAGATGCAATGGTATACAATTAATTAAGATAGAATAGAGCATAAGTTTTACTATATATTCGGTAAAAGAGGAGTTGTCACGGGTCTAAGCTATGAATATACATAAAAGGCTGTACAGCGATCTGTACGGTAAGACTGTTTATTATTGTGAACAGTTAAACTTAAAAAATTTTGAGGAATAATATGCGATCAACCTATAAAAGATTGTTGCTGACCATTTTATTATTTTCCTTAATCTTTACCGGGTGTGAGGCCCTTAAGGCATCAAGGCCTATTATTCCTTTAAAAGAGTATGAGAAATTAATAGCAGGTCGTATAGATGCCCAGTATGTTGGAACAGAAAGATGTCTTTCGGCCTGCCATAGCCATGACAAGATAAGAAGGGATTTTGAGGCAAGTACAATGGGTGCTCAGCTCTCAAGGAAATCAGGCATGCCAATAGTTGACTGCGAATCCTGTCACGGACCTGGTAGCCTGGCAATTGAGGGCATTACACCAGAAAAGGTTGAGGAGGATAAAAAGAAAGGTATAGATACAAAATGCAAATATGAGACATTGATAGATTTTAAAAAACTTCCACCGCCTGCACTCTCCCTTATATGCCTGAAGTGCCATACTGCCAATGCCACCTTTAATCTCCATAAATGGAATGCCTCTCAGCATGCCATAAATGATGTCTCCTGCTCTGATTGTCACAGAATACATGCCGGTCCGGACCTTATTGTGAGTCCAAAGGAGACAGCCCAGATGTGTTATAAATGTCACATCAATATCAGAGCTGAGTTTTCTCTTCCCAGTCATCATCCGGTTCATGAGATGAAGATATTCTGTACTGACTGTCATAACTCTCATGGAGATGTGCCTTACAAGCTTCTCAGGAGGGACACCAGGGAATTATGCACGCAGTGCCATGCAGACAAAGAGGGTCCTTTTGTCTATGAACATGCGGACCTCATGGATAACTGCCTTAATTGCCACGTTCCTCATGGCTCTGTCAATAATAATCTTCTCCAGGCAAAAGAACCCTTTCTCTGCCTTCAGTGTCACGAAGGTCACAGAGTTTTGTCAGGTTCGGACCTTGAAAGGAAGGTTACCTTCTATGGAAGATGCACTGATTGCCATGTGAGGATTCACGGAACGGATATACCGTCTCAGAGTGGAAAGGGGAGATTTGTGCAGTGATAGGGAAAATTAAAAGAATATCCTTGCTCTGTCTATTTTTACTCTCCTCTTCTGTTTACGGGGAGGTAGCTGAAGAAAACAGTTATGAAGAACCCTTATATGTATATGAATTTCCTGTCATAAGTCCTGAAATCAATATAAAAGCTGGTTATTCTTTTCTTGAACGAAAGGGTTCAAAAAGGGCAGGAGAATTTTATTATCCTCATTCATCCGTTAGCGGAGGATTTTTCTTAAAGGCATTCCCTTTTCCTCACAGGGTCCACCTTGAATTTGAAGCCCTAAATAAAAAAGATTATTTTGGAGATATCCGATATGCCTATAAAGATATTGCCCTTTTGAGAGTATTGACAAGAGGAATCTATCATAATCTTGATAACAAAACCCTCATTGATGCAGGACCATCACCTCAGTATACTGTAGAGCAGAGAGATAAAGGTAAGGAATATGAAATCTCAAATAATATATCGAATTTATATCTCAGGCTTAAGACACCGGACTATCCCTTCCATATTTTTGCAGATGCCCATGTT
The sequence above is drawn from the Thermodesulfovibrionales bacterium genome and encodes:
- the tmk gene encoding dTMP kinase, producing MQGLFITFEGIEGCGKTTQAKLLYEHLLKEGRTVLLTEEPGGTEIGLKIRSLLLDRTHEDIHPLTELFLYNASRVQHVMEKIRPLLKKGYTVICDRFMDSTFAYQGYGRGINMEIIKSLDQISRQGLKPDITFLLDIEPEVGLKRHASRELDRLEKESIEFHKAVRKGYLDIARSEPDRITVIPAERSIDEIHEMILEKIRAFMNNRR
- the holB gene encoding DNA polymerase III subunit delta'; its protein translation is MAFRDIIGQKTPVRILKGLLRSGRLPHAFLFTGEPGIGKLFTAKTFLKTLICKKRDEDFNCCDSCRSCRSIDTFSFPDLRLIKPENGQIKIETIRELNEFLNMSPYDSPFKMVLIDEADRINISAANAFLKTLEEPPRDAIIILITEKPEALADTIRSRCVRIPFSPLSINETIEVMKTQRSFPELQSLDSDLRFLYEGRPGILFDDQFKGYIKLFKRLLEELEGVPSEGKKQENLTREDMTQAIEIVLLYLRNRLVELVTKGSNLTLRAADIQGIIERYRKVLSIRELIQFNLNVKITWNYIKRVLNQ
- the metG gene encoding methionine--tRNA ligase, producing the protein MKKTDTFYVTTPIYYVNDIPHIGHAYTTVAADVLARFWRLMGKRVFFLTGTDEHGQKVDQAARAKGRSPKEHADEMVVNFKTLWKELNISNDAFIRTTDKEHIKIVQELLDRLWKKGEIVKRTYTGAYCVPDERFWTEKELIDGKCPDCGRPVEYISEDNYFFLMSRYHEKLLRYIEDNPYYILPETRKNEVLGFLKNQPLGDLCISRPKSRLSWGIELPFDTDYVTYVWFDALVNYYSATRYLAPQGIDWWPADHHLIGKDILMTHAVYWSTMLMALELPLPGNIFAHGWWTVEGRKMSKSLGNVIDPSLVIKEFGVDQFRYFILREVPFGLDGDFSRDAMIQRINTDLANDLGNLLQRTLSMILKYFKGVIPEPVETERELKDIAEETLGKIEFNLRYLSFQKALEEIWQIVSAVNKYIDSSQPWALAKDPSKKKRLQTVLYSSAEALRFLGYYLLAFIPEASTKLLAQLGITPSPNLKEEAKWGRLKPGTAIKKIEPLFPRIQINP
- the dapA gene encoding 4-hydroxy-tetrahydrodipicolinate synthase, which gives rise to MEIKGSIVAIVTPFKNGRVDEKSLGDLIEWHIKEGTHGIVPCGTTGESATLDYEEHYRVIKFTVEVVKKRIPVIAGTGANSTDETIMITKKAEEYGADAALLVTPYYNKPTQEGLYRHYKKVAESTGLPIVLYNVPGRTGVNLLPQTVQRLAEIKNIIGIKEATGDMKQVSELIRLCGERITVISGDDFTTLPLLCLGGKGAISVTANVAPKDMAELCNAWLRGDINEARRLHYKLEPLNQAMFLETNPIPVKTALAIMGKISEEFRLPLCEMSETNKEKLKKVMKDYGLI
- the phnD gene encoding phosphate/phosphite/phosphonate ABC transporter substrate-binding protein, whose protein sequence is MRRLVYLIIFLFFILGPSFFYGEETLKIGVSAMMAPKATVRYYSGIIEYIGKKTGKPVEMIQRETYDEMDDLLRKGKVKIAFICVGPYIKNKEEFGVELLVAPQSHGKAFYQAYIIVHKDSPVNSLSDLRGKSFAFTDPKSNTGQLVPTFMIAKKFNTTPEKFFSRIIYTNSHDRSIEAVAKKLVDGASVNSLIYDYASKKNPVYTSLTKIIEKSPPYGLPPLVVTKDFDPELREKIKNILLNMHNDPEGRKVLDAIMIDRFIIPKDSDYDPVREMENWLRKQKNKND
- a CDS encoding phosphate ABC transporter substrate-binding protein, whose translation is MKKILILFVIGMVTFLSFPAGLKATEIKWVGCDISLHSFMNAVAKEYEKKTGIKVLLTEAGAVRGIRDVAAGKADMGGTCRHKLLTEEEKGVKLQPVAWDAIVVITHKSNPVKSLTLQEVKDIFSGKITNWKEVGGPDQKIRVLDVEKGKISGVGRMARTLVFKNPEQEFTPDAQLFPTSGPMERAVEKEPWTIAFTGVSSAKKRDVKIIAIEKIEPTYENIVSGKYALYRPLYLVYRPDSPKEVLDFVSFVLSDEGQNIIKREGTVPLKEGMGLWKLYNERMKEANIAPGTF
- a CDS encoding methyl-accepting chemotaxis protein, encoding MALSRLTYKFLAGIVITQVLVFVAIIVSLTARQKSILLEQIKQKGQNLVQFIANISTEPVLVYDITRLEDYVNDITRNDPGIIIAEIYDRTNKVIAAAERKKRKDENIIEFEASILFNNDKIGKVKLGMSTLPVDYVLKRAQITILAVSVAGIGLLTLLIYFLSNGLIIKPILSMKEISEKLASGDLSARIDIKSNDEIGSLAGAINQVAVSLREIISGAKALADKGSKISEEVGLSAMKVLSGAQKQQTNLDEVALSIEGIDNSASEVAMGADSLAASSEQASSAIAEMASAIQRIAESAQQFSLEASSAASSVEELVASIKEISESLETVSASTEETASTVTEINTTLKEVEQSATESARLAEKVTMEAETKGIRAAEEAIKGIDGIRESVVALSEVIGRLGRRSEEIGKIINVIDEVAGQTSLLALNAAILAAQAGEHGKGFSVVADQIKALAERTGQSTKEIAGLIKAVQEETKASVEMVERGLRKVEEGVRLVGAMNEALRTISESSRQSTEKAKVIQRAMAEQAGAIKQITETIRNINEQIEHISRATKEQTRGSRLIIETVEKIRELSQHVKKATEEQSKGSNQIREAVGNVTHQAEEIAKATAMQRDKTRQMVHAAEEIKKVSLETVRLAEEMNRTVRSLDELTKSLVREMERFRIG
- a CDS encoding DmsE family decaheme c-type cytochrome, which codes for MRSTYKRLLLTILLFSLIFTGCEALKASRPIIPLKEYEKLIAGRIDAQYVGTERCLSACHSHDKIRRDFEASTMGAQLSRKSGMPIVDCESCHGPGSLAIEGITPEKVEEDKKKGIDTKCKYETLIDFKKLPPPALSLICLKCHTANATFNLHKWNASQHAINDVSCSDCHRIHAGPDLIVSPKETAQMCYKCHINIRAEFSLPSHHPVHEMKIFCTDCHNSHGDVPYKLLRRDTRELCTQCHADKEGPFVYEHADLMDNCLNCHVPHGSVNNNLLQAKEPFLCLQCHEGHRVLSGSDLERKVTFYGRCTDCHVRIHGTDIPSQSGKGRFVQ